A window from Hevea brasiliensis isolate MT/VB/25A 57/8 unplaced genomic scaffold, ASM3005281v1 Scaf32, whole genome shotgun sequence encodes these proteins:
- the LOC131177075 gene encoding uncharacterized protein LOC131177075: MAPYEALYRRRREPQELYAGKCGKLSPRFIGSYEIIERIIPVAYHLAIPPELSQIHDVFQVSMLRRYKSDPSHILQKQPIELREDLTYEEEPVEVIDKEEKVLRNKAIPFVKIHWSNHSKKEATWEREEDMRA, from the exons ATGGCTCCTTATGAGGCATTATATAGAAGGAGACGAGAACCTCA GGAATTGTACGCTGGTAAGTGTGGAAAGTTAAGTCCTCGCTTTATAGGTTCTTATGAGATTATAGAGAGGATCATACCAGTTGCTTATCACTTAGCAATACCTCCAGAGTTATCACAAATCCATGATGTCTTTCAAGTATCCATGTTAAGAAGATACAAAAGTGACCCTTCTCATATTCTCCAGAAGCAACCAATCGAGTTGAGAGAAGATctaacatatgaggaagaaccagtGGAGGTCATTGATAAAGAAGAGAAAGTCTTGAGGAACAAAGCAATTCCTTTTGTTAAAATTCATTGGAGCAATCATTCAAagaaagaagctacttgggaaagaGAAGAGGATATGCGAGCTTAG